The following proteins are co-located in the Pseudomonas sp. DY-1 genome:
- the quiC gene encoding 3-dehydroshikimate dehydratase QuiC, with the protein MQRSIATVSLSGTLPEKLEAIAAAGFDGVEIFENDLLYYAGSPREIRQMCADLGIAITLFQPFRDFEGCRRDRLQKNLDRAERKFDLMQELGTDLVLVCSNVQADSLPDEEILVDDLRLLAERAGARNLRIGYEALAWGRHVNSWQQVWSLVRQADHPALGVLLDSFHTLSIKGDPSGIAEIPGDKIFFVQMADAPQLAMDVLEWSRHFRCFPGQGEFDLAGFLAPIIRSGYTGPLSLEIFNDGFRAAPPRANAADGLRSLLYLEEKTRKLLAKDPTPAANLDVLFSPPPASRYDGVEFLEFAVDESQGAKLANWLERLGFARAGKHRSKAVSLLRQGDINIVLNAEPYSFAHGYFEAHGPSLCATALRVKDSGSALERAREFKGQPFRGLVGPNEREIPAVRAPDGSLIYLVEQAQAGQTIYDSDFVLDAGASQTGQLDRIDHMALALPADGLDSWVLFYKSVLDFEADDEVVLPDPYGLVKSRAIRSRCSSVRLPLNISENRNTAISHALSSYGGSGAHHIAFSCEDIFAEVSRAKDAGVPLLDIPLNYYDDLAARFDFDDEFLSELAYYNVLYDRDAQGGELFHVYTEPFEGRFFFEILQRKNGYAGYGAANVAVRLAAMAKARSGAIAKAKL; encoded by the coding sequence ATGCAGCGTTCCATTGCCACCGTCTCCCTGAGCGGTACCCTGCCGGAAAAACTCGAGGCCATTGCCGCCGCCGGTTTCGACGGCGTCGAGATCTTCGAAAACGACCTCCTGTACTACGCCGGCAGCCCGCGCGAAATCCGCCAGATGTGCGCTGATCTCGGCATCGCCATCACCCTGTTCCAGCCGTTCCGTGATTTCGAAGGTTGTCGCCGCGACCGTCTGCAGAAAAACCTCGACCGTGCCGAACGCAAGTTCGACCTGATGCAGGAGCTGGGTACTGACCTGGTGCTGGTGTGCAGCAACGTCCAGGCCGACTCCCTGCCCGATGAGGAAATCCTCGTCGACGATCTGCGCCTGCTGGCTGAACGTGCCGGCGCACGCAATCTGCGTATCGGCTACGAGGCACTGGCCTGGGGCCGCCATGTGAACAGCTGGCAGCAAGTCTGGAGCCTGGTGCGCCAGGCTGATCATCCGGCCCTCGGCGTGCTGCTGGACAGCTTCCACACCCTGTCGATCAAGGGCGACCCGAGTGGTATCGCCGAAATTCCAGGCGACAAGATCTTCTTCGTGCAGATGGCTGACGCACCGCAGCTGGCCATGGACGTGCTGGAGTGGAGCCGACACTTCCGCTGCTTCCCCGGCCAGGGCGAGTTCGACCTGGCGGGATTCCTCGCCCCCATCATTCGCAGCGGCTACACCGGCCCGCTGTCGCTGGAAATCTTCAACGACGGCTTCCGCGCCGCGCCGCCGCGCGCCAATGCCGCCGATGGCCTGCGCTCCCTGCTTTACCTCGAAGAGAAGACCCGCAAGCTGCTGGCCAAGGATCCGACTCCAGCCGCCAATCTGGATGTCCTCTTCTCGCCGCCGCCGGCCAGCCGCTACGACGGCGTGGAGTTTCTCGAATTCGCCGTTGACGAGTCCCAGGGCGCCAAGCTTGCCAACTGGCTGGAGCGCCTGGGCTTTGCCCGCGCTGGCAAGCATCGCTCCAAGGCCGTGAGCCTGTTGCGCCAGGGCGACATCAACATCGTGCTCAATGCCGAACCCTATTCCTTTGCCCACGGCTACTTCGAGGCCCACGGCCCATCGTTGTGCGCCACTGCCCTGCGAGTGAAGGACAGCGGCAGTGCGCTGGAACGCGCCCGCGAGTTCAAGGGGCAGCCATTCCGTGGCCTGGTAGGGCCGAACGAGCGCGAGATTCCGGCCGTGCGCGCGCCGGACGGCAGCCTGATCTACCTGGTGGAACAGGCCCAGGCCGGCCAGACCATCTATGACAGCGACTTCGTCCTCGACGCGGGCGCCAGCCAGACCGGCCAACTCGACCGTATCGACCATATGGCCCTGGCGCTGCCGGCCGACGGCCTGGACAGCTGGGTACTGTTCTACAAGAGCGTGCTGGACTTCGAAGCCGACGACGAAGTGGTGCTTCCGGACCCCTACGGTCTGGTGAAAAGCCGCGCCATCCGCAGTCGCTGCAGCAGTGTGCGCCTGCCGCTGAACATTTCGGAAAACCGCAACACCGCGATCTCCCACGCGTTGTCCAGCTACGGCGGCTCGGGCGCCCACCACATCGCCTTCTCTTGCGAGGACATCTTCGCCGAGGTGAGCCGTGCCAAGGATGCCGGGGTGCCGCTGCTGGACATCCCGCTGAACTACTACGACGACCTGGCGGCGCGTTTCGATTTCGACGACGAGTTCCTCAGCGAACTGGCCTACTACAACGTGCTCTACGACCGTGATGCCCAGGGTGGCGAGTTGTTCCACGTCTATACCGAGCCGTTCGAGGGGCGTTTCTTCTTCGAGATCCTGCAGCGCAAGAACGGCTACGCCGGCTACGGCGCGGCCAACGTTGCGGTGCGTCTGGCAGCGATGGCCAAGGCGCGCAGCGGTGCCATCGCCAAGGCCAAGCTGTAG
- a CDS encoding MFS transporter, which produces MATTSSSQAKKATASGWIGSALEYYDFFIYAQAAALIFPQIFFPNTDPKMAIIASLATYGVGYLARPVGAFVLGHWGDTRGRKNVLLLCMFLMGISTMAVGLLPTYHDIGMLAPVLLVVLRLIQGFAVAGEISGASSMILEHAPFGRRGYFASFTLQGVQAGQVMAAAVFLPLAYFMPSEAFNEWGWRIPFLLSAFVLVAGFIIRREVHETPAFVNEENQQKVAKSPVTEAFRHSWKCMVLVMFMALMNVIPVVATIFGAAYAVQPAYGIGFDKSVYLWIPVVGNIVAVLVIPFVGNLSDKIGRRPTMIAGCLGSGALAFVYLYAISIQSVPLAFATSILMWGMVYQGYNAVFPSFFPELFQTRYRVSAMAIAQNIGTMLTAMLPALFAAVAPPGSDNIPVVVGTLAFLITCVCALAAYVAPETHRLAMEDLGNPDAKPMDKRQYESSRESSMRAVSH; this is translated from the coding sequence ATGGCTACCACCTCCAGCTCCCAAGCCAAGAAAGCAACCGCCAGCGGATGGATAGGCTCCGCCCTGGAGTATTACGACTTCTTCATCTATGCCCAGGCGGCGGCACTGATCTTCCCCCAGATATTCTTCCCCAACACCGATCCGAAAATGGCCATCATCGCCTCGCTGGCCACCTACGGCGTCGGCTACCTGGCCCGTCCGGTAGGCGCCTTCGTGCTGGGGCACTGGGGTGACACCCGCGGCCGAAAGAACGTACTGCTGCTGTGCATGTTCCTGATGGGTATTTCCACCATGGCCGTCGGCCTGCTACCGACCTACCACGACATCGGCATGCTCGCGCCGGTGCTGCTGGTGGTGCTGCGCCTGATCCAGGGCTTCGCGGTGGCCGGTGAGATTTCCGGCGCCAGTTCGATGATCCTCGAACATGCGCCATTCGGACGACGCGGCTATTTCGCCAGCTTCACCCTGCAGGGCGTCCAGGCCGGCCAGGTGATGGCTGCCGCCGTATTCCTCCCGCTGGCCTACTTCATGCCGAGCGAAGCCTTCAACGAGTGGGGCTGGCGGATTCCGTTCCTGCTGAGCGCTTTCGTCCTGGTGGCCGGCTTCATCATCCGTCGCGAAGTCCACGAGACCCCGGCCTTCGTCAATGAAGAGAACCAGCAGAAAGTCGCCAAGTCGCCGGTTACCGAAGCCTTCCGCCACAGCTGGAAGTGCATGGTGCTGGTGATGTTCATGGCCCTGATGAACGTGATCCCGGTCGTGGCCACCATCTTCGGTGCGGCCTATGCGGTGCAGCCGGCCTATGGCATCGGCTTCGACAAGAGCGTCTACCTGTGGATTCCGGTGGTGGGCAACATCGTCGCCGTGCTGGTGATTCCCTTCGTTGGCAACCTCTCCGACAAGATCGGCCGTCGCCCGACCATGATCGCCGGCTGCCTGGGCTCGGGTGCGCTTGCCTTCGTCTACCTCTACGCCATCAGCATCCAGAGCGTGCCCCTGGCCTTCGCCACCTCGATCCTGATGTGGGGCATGGTCTACCAGGGCTACAACGCCGTGTTCCCGAGCTTCTTCCCTGAGCTGTTCCAGACCCGCTACCGCGTGTCGGCCATGGCCATCGCCCAGAACATCGGCACCATGCTCACCGCCATGCTCCCGGCCCTGTTCGCCGCCGTCGCCCCGCCCGGCTCGGACAACATTCCGGTAGTGGTTGGCACCCTCGCCTTCCTCATCACCTGCGTGTGCGCCCTGGCCGCCTACGTGGCACCGGAAACCCATCGCCTGGCCATGGAAGACCTCGGCAACCCGGATGCCAAGCCGATGGACAAGCGGCAATACGAGTCCAGCCGCGAAAGCAGCATGCGTGCCGTCAGCCACTGA
- a CDS encoding DMT family transporter, which translates to MSTIAPLSGANQPLRGILLVVLATFLFAGHDALSKFLGGLYPVVMVVWARYLVHTLLMAGIFLPQAGLRVLRTRRPVLQVLRALSLLSTSLLFTAGLQYIPLAEATAVNFLAPVLVTALSVPLLKEKVTVGQWGAVVMGFVGVLVVVHPDGELFTPAILFPFCSALGFCFYQVLTRKVAAHDSPTTSNFFAGLCNTLVMSALVPFFWQVPSLGHGLLMLALGGAGMTAHLLLTQAFRVAAPALLAPFGYCQIVFAGMLGFLIFSHTPDTTSLVGIAIICLSGLGAAWMQRKG; encoded by the coding sequence ATGAGCACGATTGCCCCTCTATCCGGAGCCAACCAACCGCTGCGGGGCATCCTGCTGGTGGTGCTGGCCACTTTCCTCTTTGCCGGGCACGACGCCCTGTCCAAGTTCCTCGGTGGCCTTTATCCGGTCGTCATGGTCGTCTGGGCTCGCTACCTGGTGCACACGCTGCTGATGGCCGGAATCTTCCTGCCCCAGGCTGGCCTGCGCGTGCTGCGGACCAGGCGCCCGGTGTTGCAGGTATTGCGCGCGTTGAGCCTGCTCAGCACCAGCCTGCTGTTCACTGCCGGGCTGCAATACATACCCCTGGCCGAGGCGACGGCGGTCAACTTCCTTGCACCGGTGCTGGTCACCGCGCTGTCGGTGCCGCTGCTAAAGGAGAAGGTTACCGTTGGCCAATGGGGGGCGGTGGTAATGGGATTCGTCGGCGTGCTGGTGGTGGTGCATCCCGATGGCGAGCTGTTCACGCCGGCCATCCTGTTTCCATTCTGTTCGGCGCTGGGGTTCTGCTTCTACCAGGTCCTCACACGCAAGGTGGCCGCCCACGATAGCCCGACCACCAGCAACTTCTTCGCCGGCCTGTGCAACACCCTGGTAATGAGCGCGCTGGTGCCGTTCTTCTGGCAGGTGCCGAGCCTGGGGCATGGCTTGCTGATGCTCGCGCTGGGTGGCGCGGGGATGACCGCGCACCTGTTGCTGACCCAGGCTTTCCGCGTAGCGGCACCGGCCTTGCTGGCACCGTTCGGTTACTGCCAGATCGTCTTCGCCGGCATGCTGGGCTTCCTGATCTTCTCCCATACACCCGATACGACCAGCCTGGTGGGCATCGCCATCATCTGTCTGAGCGGATTGGGTGCGGCGTGGATGCAGCGCAAGGGTTGA
- a CDS encoding sugar phosphate isomerase/epimerase encodes MTDRVFSLAALTVLELSPPEMVEVAARTGYSHVGLRLVPATPEEYHFPLVADAGLRRQTRDRLRDAGVQVMDIEILRLKAETRVADFEPVLAAGAEFGATEVLVAGNDGDEARLTDNFAAFCDLAARFGIHPSLEFMPWTDARDLAQALRIVEAAGRDNGAVLVDAFHFNRSASRLEDLARVAPARLRYAQLCDVAGPRPDDMDEILRQARNERRFPGDGDSDLIGLLRTLPADIPLSLEIPTRQLMEQGVSAQARAQMALDKARALHEHL; translated from the coding sequence ATGACTGACCGAGTTTTCTCCCTCGCCGCACTCACCGTCCTCGAACTGTCGCCGCCTGAAATGGTGGAAGTGGCCGCCCGTACCGGCTACAGCCATGTCGGTCTGCGGCTGGTGCCGGCCACACCCGAGGAGTACCACTTCCCGCTAGTGGCCGATGCGGGGTTGCGCCGTCAGACCCGAGATCGCCTGCGTGATGCAGGCGTGCAAGTGATGGACATCGAGATCCTTCGGCTCAAGGCGGAAACCCGCGTGGCCGACTTTGAACCGGTACTCGCCGCGGGGGCTGAGTTCGGCGCTACAGAAGTCCTGGTAGCCGGGAACGATGGTGACGAGGCGCGCCTGACCGACAACTTCGCCGCCTTCTGTGACCTGGCTGCGCGCTTTGGGATTCATCCGAGCCTGGAGTTCATGCCCTGGACTGACGCACGCGACCTCGCCCAGGCCCTGCGTATCGTCGAGGCGGCTGGCCGGGACAACGGTGCGGTGCTGGTGGATGCCTTCCACTTCAACCGCTCGGCCTCACGCCTTGAAGACTTGGCCAGGGTGGCGCCTGCACGTTTGCGCTATGCCCAGCTCTGCGACGTAGCGGGTCCGCGTCCGGACGACATGGACGAGATCCTCCGCCAGGCGCGCAACGAGCGTCGTTTCCCTGGCGATGGAGACAGTGACCTGATCGGCTTGCTGCGGACCTTGCCGGCGGATATTCCCCTCAGCCTGGAAATCCCCACGCGCCAGCTGATGGAGCAGGGCGTCAGCGCCCAGGCGCGTGCACAGATGGCGTTGGACAAGGCGCGGGCGCTACACGAACACCTTTGA
- a CDS encoding IclR family transcriptional regulator, which translates to MAGSQIERAFNLLERLTSDPRGLPMQTLADELQIPKSATHRMLAELIRLGYVRQNQENSRYQLSTRLVAMAFRYLASSGADIVQPILDRLAQETGELVRLGVIDGDRLTWIVKSQGARSGLRYDPDMGRDAPLFYTASGHAWLASLSDAEALVLVERQGVADAKDFGPNAPRSNIELLERLRLAREHGYAWVVESSSVGMSALAAVVRDPRSARPIGVLSVAGPTARLPEARMHEVAPLLLAAVEELTAASQASEFFV; encoded by the coding sequence ATGGCCGGTAGCCAGATAGAACGCGCCTTCAACCTGCTCGAACGCCTCACCAGCGACCCGCGCGGCCTGCCGATGCAGACCCTTGCCGACGAGTTGCAGATTCCCAAGAGTGCGACCCACCGCATGCTGGCCGAGCTGATCCGCCTCGGTTATGTGCGTCAGAACCAGGAGAACAGTCGCTATCAGCTGTCCACCCGGCTGGTGGCCATGGCGTTCCGTTACCTGGCCAGCAGCGGTGCGGATATCGTCCAGCCAATCCTCGACCGCCTGGCCCAGGAAACCGGTGAGCTGGTGCGCCTGGGGGTGATCGATGGCGACCGCCTGACCTGGATCGTCAAGTCCCAGGGCGCGCGTTCCGGCCTGCGTTATGACCCTGATATGGGCCGCGATGCGCCGCTGTTCTACACAGCCTCCGGCCATGCCTGGCTGGCCAGCCTGAGCGATGCCGAAGCATTGGTACTGGTGGAACGCCAGGGCGTGGCCGATGCAAAGGATTTCGGCCCCAATGCTCCGCGCTCCAACATCGAGTTGCTGGAGCGCCTGCGCCTGGCGCGTGAGCATGGTTATGCCTGGGTGGTGGAAAGCTCCTCGGTGGGCATGTCGGCCCTGGCTGCGGTCGTGCGCGATCCGCGTAGCGCCAGGCCCATCGGTGTGCTCAGCGTCGCCGGCCCCACGGCGCGCCTGCCGGAAGCGCGTATGCATGAGGTCGCGCCGCTGCTCCTGGCAGCGGTGGAAGAGCTCACCGCAGCAAGTCAGGCGTCGGAATTTTTCGTCTGA
- a CDS encoding OprD family porin → MNSTRRQAQSFVPCILAAAVTLAALPAMAADEHGFVEDATATLNLRNYYINRNFVNPTYPQGKAEEWTQSFILDAKSGFTDGPVGFGVDMLGLLSVKLDGGKGTRGTQLLPVHDDGRPADDFGRLAVAGKMRVSKTELKVGEWMPVLPILRSDDGRSLPQTFQGGQVTSQEIDGLTLYGGQFRQNSPRNDASLEDMSMNGRAAFTSDRFNFAGGEYTFNEKRTLVGLWYAELEDIYQQQYLQVLHSQPVGDWTLGANLGYFNGKENGNALAGDLDNRTWSALLSAKYGGNTFYVGLQKVSGDDAWMRVNGTSGGTLANDSYNSSYDNAKEKSWQVRHDYNFAAVGIPGLTLMNRYISGDNVHVGTVTDGKEWGRETELGYTVQSGAFKALNVRWRNASIRRDFSNNEFDENRLIISYPLSIL, encoded by the coding sequence ATGAATTCCACCCGCCGCCAGGCCCAATCCTTTGTCCCATGCATCCTCGCCGCAGCCGTTACCCTGGCCGCGCTACCCGCCATGGCTGCCGATGAACATGGCTTCGTGGAGGACGCCACGGCCACGCTGAACCTGCGCAACTACTACATCAACCGCAATTTCGTGAACCCGACCTACCCGCAAGGCAAGGCCGAGGAATGGACGCAAAGCTTCATCCTCGATGCCAAGTCCGGGTTCACCGACGGGCCGGTGGGTTTCGGCGTCGACATGCTCGGCCTGCTTTCGGTAAAACTCGACGGCGGCAAGGGTACCCGCGGCACCCAACTGCTGCCGGTGCATGACGATGGTCGCCCCGCCGATGACTTCGGCCGCCTGGCGGTGGCCGGCAAGATGCGCGTGTCGAAGACCGAGCTGAAGGTCGGCGAGTGGATGCCGGTGCTGCCGATCCTGCGTTCCGACGACGGCCGATCCCTGCCGCAAACTTTCCAGGGTGGCCAGGTGACCTCCCAGGAGATCGACGGCCTGACCCTCTACGGCGGTCAGTTCCGCCAGAACAGCCCGCGCAACGACGCGAGCCTGGAAGACATGTCCATGAACGGCCGCGCCGCCTTCACCTCGGACCGCTTCAACTTCGCCGGCGGCGAATACACCTTCAACGAGAAACGCACCCTGGTCGGTCTGTGGTACGCCGAGCTGGAAGACATCTACCAGCAGCAGTACCTGCAGGTGCTGCACAGCCAGCCGGTGGGCGACTGGACCCTGGGCGCCAACCTCGGCTACTTCAACGGCAAGGAGAACGGCAATGCCCTGGCTGGCGACCTCGACAACCGCACCTGGTCCGCCCTGCTTTCTGCCAAGTACGGCGGCAACACCTTCTACGTCGGCCTGCAAAAAGTGAGCGGCGACGATGCCTGGATGCGCGTCAACGGCACCAGCGGTGGCACCCTCGCCAACGACAGCTACAACTCCAGCTATGACAACGCCAAGGAGAAATCCTGGCAGGTCCGCCACGACTACAACTTCGCCGCCGTCGGTATCCCCGGCCTGACCCTGATGAACCGCTACATCAGCGGCGACAACGTGCATGTCGGCACCGTCACAGACGGTAAGGAATGGGGGCGTGAGACCGAACTGGGCTACACCGTGCAGAGCGGTGCATTCAAGGCGCTCAACGTGCGCTGGCGCAACGCGAGCATCCGACGCGACTTCAGTAACAACGAGTTCGACGAGAACCGTCTGATCATCAGCTATCCGCTGTCGATTCTCTGA
- a CDS encoding FAD-dependent oxidoreductase — MRATSPAPNRLDCDLLVIGSGAAGLAAAVTAAHHGQKVILVEKEPVFGGATAWSGGWMWVPRNPLARRAGIEEDIEQPRTYLRNELGEHFRPELVDAFLEACPEMVGFFEQHTALQFVDGNGIPDMHGDTPGAASGGHQVIAAPYDAREVGNLLPRLRRTMRETSFLGMPIMAGTDLAAFLGMTRSLRAFAHVTRRFLTHLYHLARYGRAMHLVNGVALVARLARSANDLGVQLMESAPARRLIVEDGSVRGAVVERHGLEVFIRAGAVVLAAGGFPNDPVRRKAMFPRDTSGHDNLALPPQSCSGDGLRLGESAGGVVADDLRSPVAWAPVSRVPYPNGTFGHFPHIIDRGKPGIIGVLKNGKRFVNEAGGYYDYVDAMNKAVAEDEESCSWLICDHRFQRRYGLGFARPAPLPLWPHLRNGYLKRGRTLVELAQTCGIDPAGLTTSVAAFNHHARRGEDPEFGRGSTAFNRRSGDAMHQGPNPCVAPIEHGPFYAVKVQPGCFGTFAGLRTDGQARVLDENGQTIPGLYAAGTDMASVLGGHYPSGGINLGPAMTFGYIAGLHAAGATIQ, encoded by the coding sequence ATGCGTGCCACAAGCCCTGCTCCAAACCGCCTCGATTGCGATCTGCTGGTCATTGGCTCAGGCGCCGCAGGCCTTGCCGCCGCCGTCACCGCCGCCCATCACGGCCAGAAAGTGATTCTCGTGGAGAAGGAACCTGTGTTCGGCGGCGCCACCGCGTGGTCCGGCGGCTGGATGTGGGTACCACGCAATCCGTTGGCCCGGCGCGCGGGAATCGAAGAGGACATCGAGCAGCCACGCACCTACCTGCGCAACGAACTGGGCGAGCACTTCCGACCGGAACTGGTGGACGCCTTCCTCGAAGCCTGCCCGGAAATGGTCGGTTTCTTCGAGCAGCACACCGCGCTGCAATTCGTCGACGGCAACGGGATTCCAGACATGCACGGGGATACTCCCGGAGCCGCCAGCGGAGGCCATCAGGTCATCGCCGCTCCCTATGACGCCCGAGAAGTCGGCAACCTGTTGCCACGCCTGCGCAGGACCATGCGCGAAACATCCTTCCTGGGCATGCCGATCATGGCGGGCACCGACCTGGCCGCATTCCTCGGGATGACCCGCTCGCTGCGCGCTTTCGCTCATGTGACGCGGCGCTTCCTCACTCACCTCTATCACCTGGCCCGTTACGGCCGAGCCATGCACCTGGTGAACGGCGTGGCGCTGGTTGCTCGCCTGGCCAGGTCCGCCAACGACCTTGGCGTGCAACTGATGGAGTCGGCACCTGCGCGCCGACTGATAGTTGAAGACGGCAGCGTTCGCGGTGCGGTGGTCGAACGCCATGGCCTCGAGGTCTTCATCCGCGCCGGGGCCGTGGTGCTGGCGGCGGGCGGCTTCCCCAACGACCCGGTACGCCGCAAGGCCATGTTCCCCCGCGATACCAGTGGCCATGACAACCTTGCCCTGCCCCCGCAATCCTGCTCCGGCGACGGCCTGCGTCTGGGTGAGTCCGCCGGTGGAGTGGTTGCCGACGACCTGCGCTCCCCCGTGGCCTGGGCGCCGGTATCCAGGGTGCCCTACCCCAACGGCACCTTCGGCCACTTTCCCCACATCATCGATCGCGGCAAACCCGGCATCATCGGCGTGCTCAAAAACGGCAAGCGGTTCGTCAACGAAGCTGGCGGCTACTACGACTATGTCGATGCCATGAACAAGGCTGTTGCGGAGGACGAGGAGAGCTGTTCCTGGCTGATCTGCGACCATCGGTTCCAGCGCCGCTACGGACTGGGCTTCGCCCGCCCCGCGCCACTGCCGCTCTGGCCGCACTTGCGCAATGGCTACCTCAAGCGCGGCAGGACCCTGGTCGAACTGGCGCAGACCTGTGGCATCGACCCGGCAGGACTGACCACCAGCGTGGCCGCTTTCAACCACCATGCCCGCCGAGGCGAGGACCCGGAGTTCGGGCGCGGCAGCACCGCCTTCAACCGTCGCAGCGGCGACGCCATGCACCAGGGCCCCAACCCCTGCGTGGCACCGATCGAGCACGGCCCTTTCTATGCAGTGAAGGTCCAGCCCGGCTGCTTTGGCACCTTCGCCGGCCTGCGCACCGATGGCCAGGCTCGGGTGCTGGATGAGAACGGTCAGACGATTCCAGGGCTCTATGCAGCAGGCACCGACATGGCCAGCGTGCTGGGCGGGCATTACCCGTCAGGCGGAATCAACCTGGGCCCGGCCATGACCTTCGGCTACATCGCTGGCCTTCATGCCGCGGGCGCCACCATTCAATGA
- a CDS encoding aldo/keto reductase, which translates to MRNITTAQGLNMPQLGLGTWPMTGEECTRAVRQALELGYRHIDTAPAYENEAAVGEALRLSDVPRESIHLTTKVWWDKLQPAAMRQSLEDSLRALGTEQVDLFLIHWPAKDWDLRRSIETLVALRDEGKARCIGVANFPLGLLRQVVDDLGAPLSAIQVEYHVMLDQQCLLDYARSKGLALTAYTPLARGLAADQASIRQIAEKHGVLPSQVALKWLLEQEGVAAIPKASSIANQQSNLDALKVQLDDEDRALIAALPKDTRVVSPDFAPEWDT; encoded by the coding sequence ATGCGGAACATCACCACTGCCCAAGGATTGAACATGCCCCAACTCGGCCTCGGTACCTGGCCCATGACGGGCGAGGAATGCACCCGTGCCGTGCGCCAGGCTCTGGAGCTGGGCTACCGCCACATCGACACCGCGCCCGCGTATGAGAACGAGGCAGCCGTCGGGGAGGCCCTGCGTCTGAGCGATGTACCCCGCGAGTCCATCCATCTGACCACCAAGGTCTGGTGGGACAAGTTGCAGCCGGCCGCCATGCGTCAGTCGCTGGAGGACAGCCTGCGTGCCCTGGGTACCGAGCAGGTGGACCTGTTCCTGATCCACTGGCCGGCCAAGGACTGGGATTTGCGGCGCAGCATCGAAACCCTGGTGGCCCTGCGCGATGAAGGCAAGGCACGCTGCATCGGCGTTGCCAACTTCCCCCTGGGCCTACTGCGCCAAGTGGTGGATGACCTTGGCGCACCGCTGTCAGCCATCCAGGTGGAGTACCACGTGATGCTCGACCAGCAGTGCCTGCTGGACTATGCCCGCAGCAAAGGCCTGGCATTGACCGCCTATACCCCGCTCGCGCGCGGCCTGGCGGCGGACCAGGCCTCGATTCGGCAGATCGCCGAAAAACACGGCGTCCTTCCCAGCCAGGTGGCACTGAAGTGGCTGCTGGAACAGGAAGGCGTCGCCGCCATTCCGAAGGCTTCCAGCATTGCGAATCAGCAGTCGAACCTGGATGCCCTCAAGGTGCAGCTCGACGATGAGGACCGCGCCCTGATCGCTGCCCTGCCGAAGGACACGCGCGTCGTAAGCCCTGACTTCGCGCCGGAGTGGGATACCTGA
- the pcaC gene encoding 4-carboxymuconolactone decarboxylase, producing MDEKERYEAGMKVRRAVLGDAHVDRSLQSLTPFNEEFQEMITRHAWGDIWTRPGLPRHTRSLVTIAMLIGMNREGELKLHLRAAKNNGVTRDEIKEVIMQSAIYCGIPAANATFHLAEAVWDELGVESLQG from the coding sequence ATGGACGAGAAAGAACGTTACGAAGCTGGCATGAAGGTGCGCCGCGCGGTGCTGGGTGACGCCCACGTGGACCGCAGCCTGCAGAGCCTCACGCCGTTCAACGAAGAGTTCCAGGAAATGATCACCCGCCATGCCTGGGGCGATATCTGGACCCGCCCCGGCCTGCCGCGCCACACCCGCAGTCTGGTCACTATCGCCATGCTCATCGGCATGAATCGCGAGGGTGAGCTGAAGCTCCACCTGCGCGCTGCGAAGAACAATGGCGTGACCCGCGACGAGATCAAGGAAGTGATCATGCAGAGCGCCATCTACTGCGGCATCCCCGCAGCCAATGCCACCTTCCACCTGGCTGAAGCCGTGTGGGATGAGCTGGGCGTGGAATCGCTGCAAGGCTGA
- the pcaD gene encoding 3-oxoadipate enol-lactonase, translating into MPAVRLADGDLNYLLEGPAGAPVLVLSNSLGTDLHMWDVQIPAFTEHFQVLRYDTRGHGKSLVSEGPYSIEQLGRDVLDLLDSLDIEKAYFCGLSMGGLIGQWLAINAPERIERLVLCNTAAKIGSPEVWNPRIDTVLSGGAQAMRDLRDASISRWFTPDFAEAQPAKVEPIVGMLAQTSPEGYAANCAAVRDADYREQLGSISAPTLIVCGSGDPVTTTEHGRFMQERITGAELVEFHAAHLSNVQAGDAFSQRVLAFLAA; encoded by the coding sequence ATGCCTGCCGTACGTCTCGCCGATGGCGACCTGAATTACCTCCTCGAAGGCCCGGCCGGTGCGCCGGTGCTGGTGCTGTCCAACTCCCTGGGCACCGACCTGCACATGTGGGATGTCCAGATCCCGGCCTTCACCGAGCACTTCCAGGTGCTGCGCTACGACACCCGTGGCCACGGCAAGTCCCTGGTCAGCGAAGGTCCCTACAGCATCGAGCAACTGGGCCGTGATGTGCTCGACCTGCTGGATTCCCTGGATATCGAGAAAGCGTATTTCTGTGGCTTGTCCATGGGCGGCCTGATCGGCCAGTGGCTGGCTATCAATGCTCCCGAGCGCATCGAGCGCCTGGTGCTGTGCAACACGGCCGCCAAGATCGGCAGCCCGGAAGTCTGGAACCCGCGCATCGACACAGTCCTTTCTGGCGGCGCCCAGGCCATGCGTGATCTGCGCGATGCTTCGATTTCCCGCTGGTTTACCCCGGATTTCGCCGAGGCGCAGCCTGCCAAGGTCGAACCCATTGTCGGCATGCTGGCGCAAACCTCGCCTGAGGGTTACGCCGCCAACTGCGCCGCCGTACGTGATGCCGACTACCGCGAGCAGCTTGGCAGCATTAGTGCGCCGACTCTGATCGTCTGTGGCAGTGGCGACCCGGTGACCACCACCGAGCACGGCCGCTTCATGCAAGAGCGCATCACCGGCGCCGAGCTGGTGGAGTTCCATGCAGCCCACCTGTCGAACGTGCAGGCTGGTGATGCGTTCAGCCAGCGCGTGCTGGCTTTCCTTGCTGCCTGA